The genomic stretch ACGGACGTGGGGCAAGGGAAGCGTGCAAAACGTGATCGAGCTGGAAGACGGCAAGAGCCTGCTCAAGCTGACCACGGCCAGCTACCAGCGCCCGAACGGACACAACATCCATCGCTTTCCCGATTCGAAGGACACTGACGAATGGGGCGTCTCGCCCAGTCCCGGCTACGAAATCAAGCTGAGCGACGCGGAGATGGCGGAGTTTCTCGCCGACCGCCGCGACCGCGACATCGTCGCCGGCAAGAAATCGGGAAAGACCGCGGACGCCAAGGCCGCTGCCAAGCACGGCGCCGATCGGCAGCTTCAGAAGGCGATCGATTATTTGACGACCGAGCTGGCCAAGGCGCCGTGAACCTTCTCACTCTCGAGACGACCTGCGATGAAACCGCTGCGGCGGTAGTGACCGAACGGCTCGAAGTGCTCGGCTCGGCGATCGCCTCGCAAGACGAACTGCACCGGCAGTTCGGCGGCGTGGTGCCGGAAATCGCCTCGCGGGCGCACGTCGAATCGATCTTGCCGGTAATCGACCAAGTGCTCGCTCAATCCGGCCTGCGGCTCGACCAGCTCGACGCGGTGGCCGTGGCCAATACGCCGGGGCTGGCCGGATCGCTCCTGGTGGGATTGGCGGCCGCGAAGTCGCTCGCCGTGGCGCTGGGGATTCCTCTGGTGGCGGTGAACCATCTTCAAGCGCACATTTATGCCTGTCGAATCGCGGCGGGCGCAGAGATTTTCCCCTGCGTCGGACTGATCGTCAGCGGGGGACATTCGAGCCTTTATCGCTGCGAAGGTCCGCTCGATTTCACCTTGCTGGGCGGGACGATCGACGACGCGGCCGGCGAGGCCTTCGACAAAGTGGCCGCCATGCTCGGCCTACCTTATCCCGGCGGCCCGGCAGTCGAAGCCGCGGCCCGCGCGGGAAATCCGCGAGCCTACGCGCTTCCGCGACCGTTCCTGCGCGACAACGACCGG from Pirellulales bacterium encodes the following:
- the tsaD gene encoding tRNA (adenosine(37)-N6)-threonylcarbamoyltransferase complex transferase subunit TsaD codes for the protein MNLLTLETTCDETAAAVVTERLEVLGSAIASQDELHRQFGGVVPEIASRAHVESILPVIDQVLAQSGLRLDQLDAVAVANTPGLAGSLLVGLAAAKSLAVALGIPLVAVNHLQAHIYACRIAAGAEIFPCVGLIVSGGHSSLYRCEGPLDFTLLGGTIDDAAGEAFDKVAAMLGLPYPGGPAVEAAARAGNPRAYALPRPFLRDNDRLDFSFSGLKTAVRYLIAPPGTSLPAASLSAEKLSDLAASFQAAVIDCLSAKALVALERTRTQRLCVGGGVAANSALRERLAGECKRRGVELHFPPPRLCTDNAVMGAIAIERLKAGLTEPLDLDAFPAAAGAM